A single region of the Vicia villosa cultivar HV-30 ecotype Madison, WI linkage group LG4, Vvil1.0, whole genome shotgun sequence genome encodes:
- the LOC131595751 gene encoding large ribosomal subunit protein uL22m-like, which translates to MVQWQRHLFPILRRFHKGVEHANHSATNLVVYRFGSSLTQGQLQRQSSTSFPSIARPFYQRFQYQGISSSTQLLKNSSDDAPVSSPLVPVSSLGSSKGEEQNQKAITKAEKVQAVLKQIKQSPKKLNLVAALVRGMLVKDALLQLQVTVKRASKTVYQVIHSARANASHNHGLDPERLIVAEAFVGKGDFKRRISYHGKGRSGVMHRPESRLTVVVREITPEEEADIARLKVHNFKKLTKRESRLVPHQLIETTPVWGRKNKSSRQDSIAAVA; encoded by the exons ATGGTGCAGTGGCAGAGGCATCTTTTCCCAATTCTTCGTCGTTTTCATAAGGGAGTGGAGCATGCCAATCACTCGGCTACAAACCTTGTAGTTTATCGGTTTGGCTCTTCACTTACACAAG GTCAGTTACAGAGGCAATCGTCAACAAGTTTTCCAAGTATCGCAAGGCCTTTTTACCAACGTTTTCAATATCAG GGAATTTCTAGTTCTACCCAGTTGCTCAAAAATTCATCTGATGATGCTCCTGTTTCATCGCCTTTAGTTCCAGTTTCATCATTAGGTAGTTCAAAAGGTGAAGAACAGAATCAGAAAGCTATTACTAAGGCAGAAAAAGTTCAAGCAGTACTAAAGCAAATAAAGCAG AGTCCAAAGAAGCTCAATTTGGTTGCTGCTTTGGTACGTGGTATGCTTGTTAAAGATGCGTTGCTGCAGTTGCAAGTGACAGTAAAGCGAGCTTCAAAAACTGTATATCAG GTTATTCATTCAGCCCGAGCAAACGCATCTCACAATCATGGGTTGGATCCAGAACGCCTCATTGTTG CCGAAGCATTTGTTGGAAAGGGAGATTTTAAGAGGAGAATTTCCTACCATGGCAAAGGAAGATCTGGAGTCATGCACAGACCAGAATCCAGGCTAACTGTTGTAGTTAGAGAGATAACCCCTGAAGAAGAGGCAGATATTGCTAGGCTGAAGGTCCACAACTTTAAGAAGCTCACTAAGAGGGAGAGTCGACTTGTGCCACACCAGCTTATTGAGACCACTCCTGTTTGGGGCCGAAAAAACAAATCTAGCCGTCAAGACTCGATTGCTGCAGTTGCATGA
- the LOC131595752 gene encoding methylenetetrahydrofolate reductase (NADH) 2-like → MKVIDKIRGSAADPNRVVFSFEFFPPKTEDGVDNLFERMDRMVAHNPSFCDITWGAGGTTADLTLEIANKMQNIICVETMMHLTCTNMPVDKIDHALETIKGNGIQNVLALRGDPPHGQEKFVQTEGGFACARDLVKHIKSKYGDYFGITIAGYPEAHPDVIGNDGLAPLEGYQNDLAYLKSKVDAGADLIVTQLFYDTDIFLKFVNDCRQIGITCPIVPGIMPINNYKGFIRMTGFCKTKIPAEIMAALEPIKDNEEAVKAYGIHLGIEMCKKIMAHGIKTVHLYTLNMEKSALAILMGLGLIEESKISRSLPWRRPTNVFRIKEDVRPIFWANRPKSYISRTIGWDQYPHGRWGDAGNPSYGALTDYQFLRPRAKDKKLIEEWAVPLKSIEDIYERFRMFCLGKLRTNPWSELDGLQPETKIINEHLEKINTKGFLTINSQPAVNGEKSDSPTVGWGGPGGYVYQKAYLEFFCSKEKLDALIEKCKERPFLTYMAVNKEGVWKSNVGQADVNAVTWGVFSAKEISQPTVVDPVSFSAWKDEAFESWYRGWASLYPEADPSRKLVEEVGSSYFLVSLVDNDYVNGDIFGVFADF, encoded by the exons ATGAAGGTGATAGACAAAATTCGAGGATCTGCGGCGGATCCAAACAGAGTAGTTTTTTCATTCGAGTTTTTTCCGCCGAAAACCGAAGATGGAGTTGATAATTTGTTTGAGAGGATGGACAGAATGGTTGCTCACAATCCTTCATTTTGTGATATTACTTGGGGTGCTGGAGGAACAACTGCTGATCTGACGTTGGAGATTGCGAACAAGATGCAGAATATTATATGTGTTGAGACTATGATGCATCTTACTTGCACTAATATGCCTGTGGATAAGATTGATCATGCTCTGGAGACTATTAAGGGTAATGGGATCCAGAATGTGCTTGCTCTGAGGGGAGATCCGCCTCATGGTCAGGAGAAGTTTGTTCAGACTGAAGGTGGATTTGCTTGCGCGCGCGATTTG GTAAAACATATCAAAAGCAAATACGGCGACTACTTTGGCATTACAATTGCTGGTTATCCAG AGGCACATCCAGATGTTATTGGAAATGATGGGTTGGCTCCACTGGAAGGTTATCAAAATGATCTTGCTTACTTGAAGAGCAAG GTTGATGCTGGAGCCGATTTGATTGTCACCCAGTTATTTTATGACACTGATATATTCCTCAAATTTGTGAACGATTGTCGCCAAATTGGAATAACTTGTCCTATTGTGCCTGGTATTATGCCCATTAACAATTACAAGGGCTTTATCCGCATGACTGGTTTTTGTAAAACAAAG ATACCAGCTGAGATAATGGCTGCTTTAGAGCCAATCAAGGACAATGAAGAAGCTGTCAAGGCTTATGGAATACACCTGGGAATTGAAATGTGCAAAAAAATTATGGCTCATGGAATTAAGACAGTGCATCTTTACACGCTAAATATGGAGAAATCGGCATTGGCGATACTAATG GGCCTTGGCTTAATTGAAGAATCCAAAATTTCTAGATCCTTACCTTGGAGACGCCCTACAAATGTTTTCCGTATTAAAGAAGATGTCCGCCCAATCTTTTG GGCAAATCGTCCAAAAAGCTACATATCCAGGACCATAGGATGGGATCAATACCCACATGGGCGTTGGGGTGATGCCGGTAACCCTTCATATGGTGCATTAACTGACTATCAG TTCTTGCGGCCACGTGCAAAGGACAAGAAGCTTATTGAAGAATGGGCAGTTCCCTTGAAAAGCATTGAAGATATTTATGAG AGATTCAGAATGTTTTGCCTGGGAAAGTTGAGAACCAATCCTTGGTCAGAACTTGATGGTCTTCAACCAGAGACAAAGATCATAAACGAGCACCTGGAGAAGATTAACACGAAGGGCTTCCTTACCATTAATAGCCAGCCAGCAGTCAATGGGGAAAAGTCAGATTCTCCTACTGTAG GCTGGGGTGGACCTGGTGGGTATGTTTATCAGAAGGCATACTTAGAGTTCTTTTGCTCTAAGGAAAAACTGGACGCACTTATTGAGAAGTGCAAGGAACGCCCATTCCTAACTTATATGGCTGTGAACAAAGAAGGAGTTTGGAAATCTAATGTCGGCCAAGCCGATGTGAATGCTGTGACATGGGGAGTCTTCTCAGCTAAGGAAATATCCCAACCAACCGTTGTAGATCCTGTCAGCTTCAGCGCATGGAAGGATGAGGCATTTGAAAGTTGGTATAGAGGATGGGCTAGCTTGTACCCTGAGGCCGACCCATCCAGGAAATTAGTTGAAGAG GTGGGAAGCAGCTACTTCTTGGTCAGTTTGGTGGACAATGATTACGTCAATGGTGATATTTTTGGTGTGTTTGCTGATTTCTGA